GACAACTTTCACCTGTAGCAAAACTTGGGGATTAATCTCTAATTCCCCAGCTAGGCGATCGAGTCTTTGGGCTAATTTTAAACTATCGAGGGAATGGATTAAATCAAAAGATTCTAGAACTTTGCGGGCTTTATTTGCCTGTAGATGCCCGATAAAGTGCCAAGAAATATCCTGGAGGTCTTTTAGTTCTTGCTGCTTCGAGATTGCTTCCTGTAGCTTACTTTCAGCAAAATCTCTCACTCCTGCTCGGTAAGCTTGACGGATATAATCGCTCGATACCTGTTTGCTGACGGCAATCAGACGCGCGGAGGGGGGTAGGGTAAGACGGATTGACTCGATACGACTAGCGATCGTCATGAACTAGACTGAAAAGGTTTGTTGATAAGTTTGGTTGAGACTGTTAAATTCTTGCACATTACTGCCCCGGCGCAAATTCCGCAGCCGGTTTTCCACCAAAAGACGAGCATCGGAACGACTGACCGGATCGAACGAGACTTTTTTGGGACCCACCGTCACCAGAAAAAAAAGACGTTGGGCATAAAGAGTGGTAAATAATTCCTGATGTTCTTCTAATAGACAGACTCTGTATAATAGACCGAAAGTGGGATGATTGAGATAGGTTTCGTTACTCATTCAAGCGATCGCTAAAGGAAAAGGATGGAGCGAACCAAAAAATTTTTCAACAAAAAAATCAAGCGGATGGCTGGAAAACAAGTGATTTTCCTGGTGTTTCCCCTAGCCTGATTTTACCAGAATCCTTCAATGACAACTAACGATCCCAGTCTATGTCATGATTTCCTGAGTTTTCTCTTTTTCCCTGTTAACTTGGATACATCTCGGTGACAACTTGTCAACATCAGAAATTAGCTCTCCTGCAAAAATCAAACATCTTCTGTGAGGCGAGAAGACTCCTAGACTCCGCTACTCCGAGAGAGGAATAGTAAAAAGACAAGAGACAACTAAAATACCCATAAAAGCTAAGATTATGTCAAATTTATCTGGGTTTTTAGATATTTTGACCCGATAGCGGCGATCAGTGAACTGAAAACTCACACCTGATCAGTGATCACTGATAACTGATCACTGAATCGCTGATGAAATGCCCTAAGCTTGTATTAAGCCTTTTTTAACTTCAAATTCCTTTAACCTCAATCAATATGGATTTTTCTAGTCTTGTTGCCAGTCAGCTAAACGCCGGCGCTATCTGGCCCGAAGGAATCCTGATTATCACCCTGATGGTGATTTTAATCGGCGATTTGATCTTGGGACGGAGTGCCAGAAGTTGGCTGCCCTACGCGGCGATCGCTGGTCTGCTCGCTGCTGTGGTTGCTCTCTACTTTACCTGGGACAATCCGAAACCATTGGCCTTTTTAGGGGCTTTTGAGGGGGATAATCTCAGTATCGTCTTTAGGGCGATTATTGCCCTTTCTACCGCCTCCACAGTGCTGATGTCTGTGCGTTATGTGGAACAAGCGGGAACCTCCCTAGCGGAATTCTTGGCCATTATGCTCACCGCAACCCTCGGGGGAATGTTCCTATCCGGCGCTAGTGAATTGGTGATGATCTTCATCTCCCTAGAAATGCTCAGTATTTCCTCCTATCTAATGACCGGTTACATGAAGCGGGATCCTCGATCGAACGAGGCCGCTTTAAAATACCTGTTAATTGGAGCTTCTAGCTCGGCGATTTTCCTCTATGGTGTTTCCCTTCTCTACGGTTTATCCGGAGGTGAAACCAGTTTAAGTGCCATTGCCCAAAAATTAACCGATGTTAACGGTGGTCAGTCCCTGGCCTTAGCGATCGCATTAGTGTTTGTGATTGCCGGTATCGCCTTCAAAATTTCGGCGGTTCCCTTTCACCAGTGGACTCCTGATGTGTACGAAGGTTCACCCACTCCCGTGGTGGCTTTCCTCTCGGTGGGTTCCAAAGCGGCCGGTTTTGCCCTAGCAATTCGCCTATTAGTGACGGTTTTCGGTCTAGTGAGCGAACAATGGCGGTTTATCTTTATCGCTCTAGCAATTTTGAGTATGATCCTCGGCAACGTGGTCGCCTTAGCCCAAACTAGCATGAAACGGATGTTAGCCTATTCCTCGATCGGTCAGGCGGGTTTTGTCATGATTGGTTTAACCGCCGGTACTGACGCGGGTTACTCTAGCATGATTTTCTATCTGTTAATTTACCTGTTCATGAACCTAGGGGCTTTTGCCTGTGTGATTCTCTTTGCTCTCAGAACTGGAACCGATCAGATCGCTGAGTATTCGGGACTCTACCAGAAAGATCCGCTCCTAACCCTCTGTTTAAGCATCTGTCTCCTCTCTTTGGGGGGAATTCCGCCTCTAGCGGGCTTCTTTGGTAAGATTTATCTATTCTGGGCCGGTTGGCAAGCGGGACTTTATGCCCTCGTCCTCGTTGGTTTAGTCACCAGTGTGGCCTCGATTTACTACTATATCCGTGTGGTCAAAATGATGGTAGTTAAGGAACCCCAAGAGATGTCCGATGCGGTGAAAAATTACCCCGTTATCAATTGGACTCTTACCGGGATGCGTCCCCTACAGGTGGGCATTATCCTCTCCCTAGTGGCGACTTCCCTGGCCGGTATCCTTTCCAATCCTCTCTTTACCCTAGCGACGGATTCCGTCACCACTACCCCCATCCTACAATCGGCGG
This portion of the Microcystis aeruginosa NIES-2549 genome encodes:
- a CDS encoding YggS family pyridoxal phosphate-dependent enzyme, yielding MTIASRIESIRLTLPPSARLIAVSKQVSSDYIRQAYRAGVRDFAESKLQEAISKQQELKDLQDISWHFIGHLQANKARKVLESFDLIHSLDSLKLAQRLDRLAGELEINPQVLLQVKVVPDPDKFGWDTDELIADIAALVNCKQLKIQGLMTILPQGLSDGEKLAAFEKTSDLAQIIENSSSLCLPHLSMGMSNDYPLAIKAGATLIRVGTGIFGDRIY
- the pipX gene encoding transcriptional coactivator PipX is translated as MSNETYLNHPTFGLLYRVCLLEEHQELFTTLYAQRLFFLVTVGPKKVSFDPVSRSDARLLVENRLRNLRRGSNVQEFNSLNQTYQQTFSV
- a CDS encoding NAD(P)H-quinone oxidoreductase subunit N, with the protein product MDFSSLVASQLNAGAIWPEGILIITLMVILIGDLILGRSARSWLPYAAIAGLLAAVVALYFTWDNPKPLAFLGAFEGDNLSIVFRAIIALSTASTVLMSVRYVEQAGTSLAEFLAIMLTATLGGMFLSGASELVMIFISLEMLSISSYLMTGYMKRDPRSNEAALKYLLIGASSSAIFLYGVSLLYGLSGGETSLSAIAQKLTDVNGGQSLALAIALVFVIAGIAFKISAVPFHQWTPDVYEGSPTPVVAFLSVGSKAAGFALAIRLLVTVFGLVSEQWRFIFIALAILSMILGNVVALAQTSMKRMLAYSSIGQAGFVMIGLTAGTDAGYSSMIFYLLIYLFMNLGAFACVILFALRTGTDQIAEYSGLYQKDPLLTLCLSICLLSLGGIPPLAGFFGKIYLFWAGWQAGLYALVLVGLVTSVASIYYYIRVVKMMVVKEPQEMSDAVKNYPVINWTLTGMRPLQVGIILSLVATSLAGILSNPLFTLATDSVTTTPILQSAALVTHISRAN